Proteins from a single region of Megalopta genalis isolate 19385.01 chromosome 3, iyMegGena1_principal, whole genome shotgun sequence:
- the LOC117225010 gene encoding uncharacterized protein LOC117225010 produces the protein MPINQCTCPECLHPVCPHPDAQPPYDEISHEVGESTLSVRIPKRQRQFDRSDDPTQLRRNLSFDFDCPNAKGEEKCEPGCRKVHVIPEKTMPEKTAEEETFSLRASRQVLYNEDLRNTLEIEFKAPRNYIPLAEPGPPPPIIVPTVCRRRGKSKGGLLKRRNRTPPSGSVRSNGARRKS, from the exons ATGCCCATCAACCAATGCACCTGCCCGGAATGCCTTCACCCTGTGTGCCCGCACCCCGACGCCCAACCGCCGTACGACGAGATATCGCACGAGGTCGGCGAAAGCACCCTCTCTGTGAGAATACCGAAGCGGCAGAGGCAATTTGATCGGTCGGACGACCCGACCCAGCTGCGCCGAAATTTGAGCTTCGATTTCGATTGCCCGAATGCCAAAG GTGAGGAGAAATGCGAGCCGGGGTGCAGGAAGGTGCACGTGATACCGGAGAAGACGATGCCGGAGAAAACGGCCGAGGAGGAGACGTTCTCGTTGAGGGCGTCGCGGCAAGTTTTGTACAACGAAGACCTTAGGAACACGCTCGAAATTGAATTTAAAGCGCCGCGAAATTACATTCCTCTGGCCGAACCGGGCCCGCCCCCGCCCATAATCGTCCCGACTGTCTGCCGGCGGAGGGGCAAAAGTAAAGGGGGGCTGCTAAAACGAAGAAACAGGACGCCGCCGTCCGGCTCGGTGAGAAGCAATGGGGCGCGACGCAAAAGTTAA
- the Dbp45A gene encoding putative ATP-dependent RNA helicase Dbp45A: protein MTFAGLNLSPWIVNQCQNMGLKKPTPIQENCIPKILAGEDCIGCAKTGSGKTLAFALPIIQKLSEDPYGIFALILTPTRELAFQIADQFSAIGKSISLKKCVIVGGMDMVTQGLELSKCPHIVVSTPGRLADHLESCNTFSLAKIKFLVLDEADRLLGGHFDEQIKTIFSALPQKKQILLFSATMTDTLDKVKHVASNKVFMWESNDDTGVATVKELDQRYVLSPSDVRDSFLVEVVKTFRSSNKDGSIMIFTNTCKNCQVLSMTLNEIGFKNAALHAMIKQKDRLAALSQFKSNHTKILIATDVAARGLDIPAVELVINHVVPNVPKEYIHRVGRTARAGKGGMAVTLITPHDIKLLHAIEDTIGTKLTEYKVNDKEIVTMLTQISVAKREAEMQLDETDFYEKRMINKRKKLILEGKDPDEIEEILKKKRSDKLKKNKKRKLAEKAS, encoded by the exons ATGACGTTTGCCGGATTAAACTTGAGTCCGTGGATAGTCAATCAATGTCAAAATATGG GTCTGAAGAAACCTACTCCAATTCAGGAGAATTGTATCCCCAAAATTCTAGCAGGTGAAGATTGTATCGGATGTGCAAAAACTGGCAGTGGAAAAACACTTGCGTTTGCGCTTCCTATAATTCAAAAATTATCTGAGGATCCTTATGGCATATTTGCTTTGATCTTGACACCGACCAGAGAATTGGCTTTTCAA ATTGCAGACCAATTCTCGGCGATAGGGAAATCTATCAGTCTGAAAAAATGTGTAATCGTTGGTGGAATGGATATGGTTACACAAGGCTTGGAACTATCGAAATGTCCACATATAGTTGTTTCTACTCCAGGACGTTTGGCAGATCATTTAGAAAGCTGCAACACATTTTCTTTGGcgaaaattaaatttctagTTCTGGATGAAGCCGATAGACTTCTTGGTGGTCATTTTGATGAACAGATAAAAACTATATTCAGTGCTTTGCCTCAAAAAAAGCAAATTCTCCTGTTTAGCGCAACAATGACGGACACTCTTGATAAAGTAAAACATGTTGCATCTAATAAG GTTTTCATGTGGGAATCTAATGATGACACTGGTGTAGCTACGGTTAAAGAACTAGACCAACGTTATGTACTTTCCCCAAGTGACGTACGCGACTCATTTTTAGTAGAAGTAGTTAAAACATTTAGATCTAGTAACAAGGATGGATCAATAATGATATTTACAAATACGTGCAA GAATTGCCAAGTATTGTCTATGACGCTGAATGAAATCGGCTTTAAAAATGCAGCCCTTCATGCAATGATCAAACAGAAAGATCGACTTGCTGCACTTAGCCAATTCAAATCTAATCATACGAAAATTTTAATAGCTACAGACGTTGCGGCGAGAGGTTTAGATATCCCTGCAGTAGAATTAGTCATCAATCATGTTGTACCGAATGTGCCAAAAGAATACATTCACAGAGTCGGTCGAACGGCTAGAGCTGGTAAAGGAGGCATGGCTGTTACTTTAATCACTCCTCACGATATCAAATTGTTGCATGCCATTGAGGATACGATAGGAACGAAATTGACAGAGTACAAAGTTAATG ACAAAGAGATAGTTACGATGCTCACGCAAATATCGGTAGCTAAAAGGGAAGCGGAAATGCAATTGGACGAGACAGATTTCTATGAGAAGAGAATGATTAATAAGCGTAAGAAACTCATTCTCGAAGGGAAAGATCCAGATGAAATCGAGGAAATATTAAAGAAGAAGAGGTCCGACAAATTAAAGaagaataaaaaaaggaaacttGCAGAGAAAGCATCATAA